From a region of the Williamsia phyllosphaerae genome:
- the eccD gene encoding type VII secretion integral membrane protein EccD, giving the protein MTSHQPGSTSSGPGSVVAASPFAGPAAFAGPNQSSAPARVDPELCRVSVLSGRTQVDVALPADVPVASLIPELAGLLMRNQFGEPERVPDDLSLHWTLGKVGQKILDETRTLIEAGIVDGDLLVLRSEATTELPTVYDDVIDAVAGITRREFQSWSPAAARWVGVIAFLGMIAVTGTLALIASWSEHRYDLGALAFVAAVVFFVGDLVARNNGGDRVVGAALSVATCFSVFVACFAVLSAADHAANVLLGAGVSILVAVIALRMTAGEPFTHLALITVSTLVALGAAGQLLFTAPVQHTAAVLGVIALLVALIAPRLTILMVRLPVPTVPSAGASLDDIDPPNQQNVNPGVAAIGAVALPETAALELRAKAANAHMSGLMLGAAAVAAVCAVITAVPAPDVDWKATLLGTLIALATVLRGRSHSDLVQASGMIGLGAVALLGVIGAQFFAGGVWVVLAVGILLLLSAAAFYFGVITPNMEFSPVLRRIGEILEYLVIAATVPIAAWVIGVYSLARGL; this is encoded by the coding sequence ATGACGTCGCACCAGCCTGGATCCACGTCCTCTGGACCGGGGTCGGTCGTTGCCGCCAGCCCGTTCGCCGGACCCGCCGCATTCGCCGGTCCGAACCAGTCCTCCGCACCCGCCCGCGTCGACCCCGAGCTCTGCCGGGTGTCGGTGCTCTCGGGCCGCACCCAGGTCGATGTTGCGCTTCCCGCCGATGTCCCGGTCGCCTCGCTGATCCCGGAGTTGGCCGGGTTGTTGATGCGTAACCAGTTCGGCGAGCCCGAGCGCGTTCCCGACGACCTGTCCCTGCACTGGACCCTCGGCAAGGTCGGCCAGAAGATCCTCGACGAGACGCGGACCCTCATCGAGGCGGGGATCGTCGACGGCGATCTGCTCGTCCTGCGTTCCGAGGCCACCACCGAACTGCCGACCGTCTACGACGACGTCATCGACGCCGTCGCGGGCATCACCCGCCGTGAGTTCCAGTCGTGGTCACCGGCCGCGGCCCGCTGGGTGGGGGTCATCGCCTTCCTGGGGATGATTGCCGTCACCGGGACCCTGGCGTTGATCGCGTCGTGGTCGGAGCACCGCTACGACCTCGGGGCATTGGCGTTCGTCGCCGCGGTGGTGTTCTTCGTCGGCGATCTGGTCGCGCGCAACAACGGCGGCGACCGGGTGGTCGGCGCCGCCCTGTCCGTCGCGACGTGCTTCTCGGTGTTCGTGGCGTGCTTCGCCGTCCTGTCCGCCGCCGATCACGCCGCCAACGTCCTTCTCGGTGCCGGTGTCTCGATCCTCGTCGCGGTCATCGCGTTGCGCATGACCGCAGGCGAGCCGTTCACCCACCTCGCGCTGATCACCGTGTCGACGCTGGTCGCACTCGGCGCGGCCGGACAGCTCCTGTTCACCGCGCCGGTGCAGCACACCGCCGCCGTTCTCGGCGTGATCGCGCTGCTGGTCGCCCTGATCGCCCCGCGGCTGACGATCCTGATGGTGCGCCTGCCCGTCCCGACCGTGCCGTCGGCCGGCGCCTCGCTCGACGACATCGACCCGCCCAACCAGCAGAACGTCAACCCCGGGGTCGCGGCCATCGGTGCCGTCGCGTTGCCGGAGACCGCGGCGCTGGAACTGCGCGCGAAGGCCGCCAACGCGCACATGTCGGGTCTGATGCTCGGCGCGGCCGCCGTGGCCGCGGTGTGCGCGGTGATCACCGCCGTGCCCGCGCCGGACGTCGACTGGAAGGCCACCCTGCTCGGCACCCTGATCGCCCTGGCCACCGTCCTGCGCGGACGGTCGCACTCCGACCTCGTCCAGGCGTCCGGGATGATCGGCCTCGGTGCTGTCGCCCTGCTCGGTGTGATCGGGGCGCAGTTCTTCGCCGGTGGCGTGTGGGTTGTGCTCGCGGTGGGGATCCTGCTGCTGCTGTCCGCGGCGGCGTTCTACTTCGGTGTCATCACGCCGAACATGGAGTTCTCCCCCGTGCTGCGTCGTATCGGCGAGATCCTCGAGTATCTGGTGATCGCCGCGACCGTGCCGATCGCGGCGTGGGTCATCGGCGTGTACTCCCTCGCTCGCGGGTTATGA
- the mycP gene encoding type VII secretion-associated serine protease mycosin translates to MTARPSPRSSSSGRGRLALVTRVGLVAVIGIGATSAMPMTAVAVPGVSRTISPPQISGPVPSENPVGPSIPTKRAVAQCIETIASKGDYISPPASFALLGVEKAWEFSRGAGQRVAVIDTGVFRHPRLSVTGGGDYVSSGDGTQDCDGHGTAVAGLIAAKDSSNDGFAGIAPDASIIAIRQTSAAYEPADTQRESNDTKIKPDGYGDVATLARAVVRAVNLRATVINISEGACRPAGTDLNDRALGAAVKYAYDRNVVVVAAANNVGQRNEGCGTQNSAALGGTDVDPWANVVTKSSPAYFSPYVVAVGSVENDGRPSSYSLAGPWVTVAAPGSDLVSLNIAAKPPIIDAFRADQGSSPLTGTSFATPYVSGLAALIRARFPRLTARQVIDRITRTAHHPSDGRDGAVGYGLIDPVAALTTTTPDVAPAGADPADPRTGDTRDVYAAEPVRPQVNPAQPSSVPRYVALGVSAGAVLLALAAWMLLRRRNGDRDQLREGIDY, encoded by the coding sequence ATGACCGCCCGGCCGTCGCCTCGGTCCTCGTCGTCCGGACGGGGTCGTCTCGCGCTGGTCACCCGGGTGGGTCTGGTCGCCGTGATCGGGATCGGCGCCACCTCCGCGATGCCCATGACGGCCGTCGCCGTGCCGGGCGTCAGCCGCACGATCTCGCCGCCGCAGATCTCGGGTCCGGTGCCGTCGGAGAACCCGGTCGGCCCGTCGATTCCCACTAAGCGTGCTGTGGCGCAGTGCATCGAGACCATCGCGTCGAAGGGCGACTACATCTCGCCGCCTGCTTCGTTCGCTCTCCTGGGCGTCGAGAAGGCGTGGGAGTTCTCGCGCGGCGCCGGCCAGCGCGTGGCCGTGATCGACACCGGCGTCTTCCGGCATCCGCGATTGTCGGTGACCGGCGGCGGCGATTACGTGTCGTCCGGTGACGGCACGCAGGACTGTGACGGTCACGGGACCGCGGTCGCCGGCCTGATCGCGGCGAAAGACTCGTCGAACGACGGATTCGCGGGCATCGCACCGGATGCGTCGATCATCGCGATCCGCCAGACCTCGGCCGCATATGAACCGGCCGACACGCAGCGGGAGTCCAACGACACGAAGATCAAGCCCGACGGCTATGGCGACGTGGCCACGCTCGCCCGGGCCGTGGTGCGCGCGGTCAATCTGCGGGCCACGGTCATCAACATCTCCGAGGGCGCGTGCCGGCCGGCGGGGACCGATCTGAACGATCGCGCCCTGGGTGCCGCCGTCAAGTACGCGTACGACCGCAACGTGGTCGTGGTCGCTGCCGCGAACAACGTCGGGCAGAGGAACGAGGGATGCGGCACCCAGAACTCGGCTGCGCTGGGCGGCACCGACGTCGACCCGTGGGCCAACGTGGTGACGAAGTCGTCGCCGGCGTACTTCTCCCCCTACGTCGTCGCCGTCGGGTCGGTAGAGAACGACGGCCGCCCGTCGTCGTATTCGTTGGCCGGTCCGTGGGTCACGGTGGCCGCGCCCGGGTCGGACCTGGTGTCGCTCAACATCGCTGCAAAACCACCGATCATCGACGCTTTCCGGGCAGACCAGGGCTCCAGCCCCCTCACCGGCACCAGCTTCGCCACGCCCTACGTCTCGGGGCTGGCTGCGCTGATCCGGGCGCGGTTCCCGCGGCTGACCGCCCGTCAGGTGATCGACCGCATCACCCGCACCGCGCACCATCCCTCCGACGGACGCGACGGTGCGGTCGGTTACGGGCTGATCGATCCCGTCGCCGCTCTGACCACCACCACTCCGGACGTCGCACCCGCCGGTGCCGACCCCGCCGATCCCCGGACCGGTGACACCCGTGACGTGTACGCCGCCGAGCCGGTGCGTCCGCAGGTGAACCCCGCGCAGCCCAGTTCGGTGCCCCGCTACGTCGCGCTGGGTGTGAGTGCCGGGGCCGTCCTGCTCGCGTTGGCCGCGTGGATGCTGTTGCGACGACGCAACGGAGACCGCGACCAACTGCGCGAAGGGATCGACTACTGA
- the eccA gene encoding type VII secretion AAA-ATPase EccA, with amino-acid sequence MGDIRQARQLFDLAVLSLGIPVDGQEAARDPAQAALAFQRASEQAPEMCDAWLGRIACGDNSPYILHNLYQTRRSLNGELRRLGLPPRTLVGRFATGLYIDYPVSDIVEVISAYAASLIEGQDYTGAEQVLDEIPAEAVTPIATYVRAMLHYFTQRWPDVLTTLAASARWEDPYMLAAANVMAGAACAQLGMFTEANRRLEEAESGPIPGAATAAMYTHGLVQREEGHEDKAVALFEQVYARDPGFGGVSDAMRNPKFRLLVVDPERIARRTDKWDPKSVPEDKPLASQPASAAQNDQLAAAKTELERQVGLASVKDQVAKLTSSVALAKVRADKGLASTSRSLHLAFTGPPGTGKTTIARIIAKTYCGLGLLKTDTIVEASRRDMVGEHLGSTAPKTSALIDRALDGVLFIDEAYTLIQTGLSGGDAFGREAVDTLLARMEDNRDRLVVIIAGYDGEIDRLLSSNDGLASRFARRIRFESYRPEELSEIGEVMSQARDSVLPAQSVQILQDACRPLYDTVVTDQNGGQVRLIDLAGNGRFVRNVIEAAEEEREYRLSSGDIDITDLDADALMRIEPDDIRTAVDNIVASMNLGARLR; translated from the coding sequence GTGGGCGATATTCGTCAGGCACGCCAACTGTTCGACTTGGCGGTGTTGTCGCTCGGCATCCCCGTCGACGGCCAGGAGGCCGCTCGCGATCCTGCTCAGGCGGCGCTGGCCTTCCAGCGCGCGAGCGAGCAGGCCCCGGAGATGTGCGACGCCTGGCTGGGGCGGATCGCCTGCGGCGACAACTCGCCGTACATCCTGCACAACCTCTATCAGACGCGCAGGTCCCTGAACGGCGAGCTCCGTCGGCTCGGTCTGCCCCCGCGCACGCTGGTCGGGAGGTTCGCGACCGGGCTGTACATCGATTACCCCGTCAGCGACATCGTCGAGGTCATCTCGGCGTACGCGGCGTCGCTCATCGAGGGCCAGGACTACACCGGCGCCGAACAGGTGCTCGACGAGATCCCCGCGGAGGCGGTCACGCCGATCGCGACCTACGTCCGCGCGATGCTGCACTACTTCACGCAACGCTGGCCCGACGTGCTCACGACGCTGGCGGCGTCGGCGCGCTGGGAGGACCCGTACATGCTGGCCGCGGCGAACGTGATGGCCGGCGCGGCGTGTGCGCAGCTGGGCATGTTCACCGAGGCCAACCGTCGCCTCGAGGAGGCCGAGTCGGGGCCGATCCCCGGCGCGGCCACCGCGGCGATGTACACCCACGGACTGGTGCAGCGTGAGGAAGGCCACGAGGACAAGGCTGTCGCGTTGTTCGAGCAGGTCTATGCCCGTGACCCCGGTTTCGGCGGCGTCAGCGACGCGATGCGCAACCCGAAGTTCCGGCTCCTGGTCGTCGATCCCGAGCGCATCGCGCGCCGGACCGACAAGTGGGACCCGAAGTCGGTGCCCGAGGACAAGCCACTGGCCTCGCAGCCGGCGTCGGCTGCGCAGAACGATCAGTTGGCCGCAGCCAAGACCGAACTCGAACGCCAGGTCGGACTCGCGTCCGTCAAAGACCAGGTCGCGAAGCTGACGTCGTCGGTGGCGCTGGCGAAGGTCCGCGCCGACAAGGGACTCGCCTCCACGTCGCGCAGCCTGCACCTCGCGTTCACCGGTCCTCCCGGTACCGGCAAGACGACCATCGCGCGCATCATCGCGAAGACCTATTGCGGGCTGGGGCTGCTCAAGACCGACACCATCGTCGAGGCCAGCCGGCGCGACATGGTCGGTGAGCACCTCGGCAGCACCGCACCCAAGACGTCGGCGCTCATCGACCGCGCTCTCGACGGTGTGTTGTTCATCGACGAGGCCTACACGCTGATCCAGACCGGGCTGTCCGGTGGCGACGCGTTCGGTCGCGAGGCCGTCGACACCCTGCTGGCCCGCATGGAGGACAACCGGGACCGACTCGTGGTGATCATCGCCGGCTACGACGGCGAGATCGACCGTCTGCTGTCGTCGAACGACGGTCTCGCGTCGCGTTTCGCGCGTCGCATCCGGTTCGAGTCCTACCGGCCCGAGGAGCTGTCCGAGATCGGTGAGGTCATGTCCCAGGCGCGCGACTCGGTGCTCCCCGCGCAGTCGGTGCAGATCCTGCAGGACGCGTGCCGCCCGCTCTACGACACCGTCGTCACCGACCAGAACGGTGGGCAGGTGCGTCTCATCGACCTCGCGGGCAACGGTCGTTTCGTGCGCAACGTGATCGAGGCCGCCGAGGAGGAACGCGAATACCGTCTGTCCTCCGGCGACATCGACATCACCGACCTCGACGCCGACGCCCTGATGCGTATCGAACCCGACGACATCCGAACCGCTGTCGACAACATCGTCGCGTCCATGAACCTGGGTGCGCGGCTGCGCTAG
- the eccCa gene encoding type VII secretion protein EccCa, translated as MTTEGFVRRARPPRPRLPGGEMSIQPPPEVPRNVPAGIVSRLLPVVMIVAMVGMMGLFFTAGSSALKNPVTLLFPMMMVMSMVGMFASGGRGGGPKAAELNEERKDYLRYLGRIRKDVDDTAQSQLKALVWSHPSPGSLLPAVGSRRMWERRTDDADFCHVRLGIGAQRLATRLARPETGPLEDLEPVSVMALRRFIRMHAVVRGLPTAVSLRAFPAISIEGTVASVNSLARSMVLQLCAFHGPDLVRVAIVCSDPENAEWSWAKWLPHVAHPERRDGAGPARMLYQSLREFEEDHDPELTERPRFSRNASPVDGRIQWMVILAGGFVAGDERSTNDGGLDSVTVIGLGETPLVLAARRGTQLVVDGTTLGARSAFGVENFAVPDDMPVATAEAVARRMARYSLATAAQLINLDADTGPRDPGLMRLIGVADASAIDPDRVWRPRTPRDRLRVPVGVTESGQPLEIDIKEAAEHGMGPHGLCIGATGSGKSEFLRTLVLSMVTTHAPESLNLILVDFKGGATFLGLDELPHVAAVITNLEDELAMVDRMRDALAGEMNRRQELLRSAGNFANVADYEKARLNGAPLDPLPALFIVVDEFSELLSQKPDFAELFVMIGRLGRSLQMHLLLASQRLEEGKLRGLDSHLSYRIGLKTFSASESRAVLGVPDAYHLPAVPGSAYLKCDSSEPVRFNASYVSGPYLATRSVTRRGDSGARSGPSVPIRVFTAAHVPEMRMPEPLIIEQPVADADNAGPILREGKTVTELDMVVSQLVGHGRPAHEVWLPPLEDSPPVTRLLRARDWRAAASDSLAGLRFPIGIVDRPYDQRRDVLQLDLSGAQGHAVVVGGPQSGKSTTLRTLIMSAAITHTPEQVQFYCLDFGGGTLTGLAGLPHVGSVATRLEEDRVRRTVAEVISVLRQREARFRELGIDSMAEFRRRRAAGDERLDVDNFGDLFLVIDGWATVRTEFEVIEDAISAIAAQGLSFGVHLIIAASRWMEIRPVVKDLLGTRIELRLGDSADSEVDRKLAATVPLGRPGRGLSPDRLHMLIGLPRLDNSSATDDMSTAVSSAVAQVAAFYPDRTASDVRMLPDRVDREGVVARAEAVVPRSPMRVTIGIDEAELAPVTLDFAAQSHFLAFADVESGKTTLLRTILRGLVANGRPADTKILLVDYRRSLLGEVEGNHLLGYATTAQQAEPYLVELADYLLKRQPGPDVTAAQLRNRSWWEGPEIYVVVDDYDMVAVGSGNPLAPLVDLLPQARDIGLHLILVRRSGGAARSMYDPIISRLKDLSVDGLAMSAPKDEGILLGTTKSAPRPPGRGVLVQRSGERLIQVAWSAPQE; from the coding sequence ATGACGACTGAGGGTTTCGTACGCCGCGCACGGCCCCCGCGGCCGCGTCTGCCCGGCGGCGAGATGTCCATCCAGCCACCCCCCGAGGTCCCTCGGAATGTGCCCGCAGGCATCGTCTCCCGACTGCTGCCGGTGGTCATGATCGTGGCGATGGTCGGCATGATGGGGCTGTTCTTCACCGCAGGCTCGTCGGCTCTGAAGAACCCGGTCACGCTGCTGTTCCCGATGATGATGGTCATGTCGATGGTCGGCATGTTCGCCAGCGGTGGCCGCGGCGGCGGACCGAAGGCAGCCGAGCTCAACGAGGAGCGTAAGGACTACCTGCGCTACCTCGGCCGCATCCGCAAGGACGTCGACGACACCGCCCAGTCCCAGCTCAAGGCCCTCGTCTGGTCACATCCCTCGCCCGGATCGCTGCTGCCGGCCGTCGGCTCCCGACGCATGTGGGAGCGACGCACCGACGACGCCGACTTCTGCCACGTGCGTCTCGGCATCGGTGCACAGCGTCTCGCCACCCGACTCGCGCGCCCCGAGACCGGACCGCTCGAGGACCTCGAACCGGTGTCGGTGATGGCGCTGCGTCGATTCATCCGCATGCACGCAGTGGTCCGCGGTCTCCCCACGGCGGTGTCGCTGCGGGCGTTCCCGGCGATCTCCATCGAGGGCACGGTCGCATCGGTCAACTCTCTGGCCCGGTCGATGGTGCTGCAGCTGTGCGCATTCCACGGCCCCGACCTCGTGCGCGTGGCGATCGTCTGCTCCGACCCGGAGAACGCCGAGTGGTCCTGGGCGAAATGGCTACCGCACGTCGCGCACCCGGAACGGCGTGACGGTGCCGGCCCGGCGCGGATGCTCTATCAGTCGCTGCGTGAGTTCGAGGAGGACCACGACCCGGAGCTGACCGAACGACCACGGTTCTCCCGTAACGCATCGCCGGTCGACGGCCGCATCCAGTGGATGGTGATCCTCGCCGGCGGTTTCGTCGCCGGTGACGAGCGCAGCACCAACGACGGCGGACTCGACTCGGTGACCGTCATCGGACTCGGCGAGACCCCGCTGGTGCTCGCGGCCCGCCGGGGAACGCAGCTCGTGGTGGACGGCACGACGCTGGGCGCGCGCTCGGCGTTCGGCGTCGAGAACTTCGCGGTCCCCGACGACATGCCCGTGGCGACGGCCGAGGCGGTCGCCCGGCGGATGGCGCGGTACTCGCTGGCCACCGCCGCGCAGCTGATCAACCTCGACGCCGACACCGGCCCACGGGATCCTGGTCTGATGCGTCTCATCGGTGTCGCCGACGCCTCGGCGATCGACCCCGACCGCGTGTGGCGTCCACGGACCCCGCGTGACCGGCTGCGTGTTCCCGTCGGCGTGACCGAGAGCGGCCAGCCGCTGGAGATCGACATCAAGGAGGCCGCCGAACACGGGATGGGCCCGCACGGGCTGTGCATCGGCGCGACCGGTTCGGGTAAGTCGGAATTCCTACGCACACTGGTGTTGTCGATGGTGACGACCCATGCGCCGGAGTCGTTGAACCTCATCCTCGTCGACTTCAAGGGCGGCGCGACGTTCCTCGGGCTCGACGAGCTGCCGCACGTCGCGGCCGTCATCACCAACCTCGAGGACGAGTTGGCGATGGTCGACCGCATGCGCGACGCCCTCGCCGGCGAGATGAACCGCCGCCAGGAACTGCTGCGCTCGGCGGGCAACTTCGCCAACGTCGCCGACTACGAGAAGGCGCGACTCAACGGCGCCCCCCTTGACCCGTTGCCCGCGCTGTTCATCGTGGTCGACGAGTTCTCCGAACTGCTTTCGCAGAAGCCGGATTTCGCCGAGCTGTTCGTCATGATCGGCCGCCTGGGCCGGTCGCTGCAGATGCACCTGCTCCTCGCCTCGCAGCGCCTCGAGGAGGGCAAGCTGCGTGGTCTCGACTCGCACCTCTCCTACCGCATCGGTCTGAAGACGTTCTCGGCCAGCGAATCCCGTGCCGTCCTCGGTGTCCCCGACGCCTACCACCTGCCCGCGGTCCCCGGCTCGGCCTACCTCAAGTGCGACTCGTCGGAGCCGGTGCGGTTCAACGCCTCGTACGTGTCGGGTCCGTACCTGGCGACGCGCAGCGTCACGCGCCGTGGTGACTCCGGTGCGCGGTCCGGCCCGAGTGTCCCGATCCGGGTATTCACGGCCGCTCACGTCCCCGAGATGCGGATGCCCGAGCCGCTGATCATCGAGCAACCCGTCGCCGACGCCGACAACGCCGGTCCGATCCTGCGTGAGGGCAAGACGGTCACCGAGCTCGACATGGTGGTGTCGCAGCTGGTCGGTCACGGCCGCCCGGCCCACGAGGTGTGGTTGCCGCCGTTGGAGGACTCGCCGCCGGTCACCAGGCTGCTGCGCGCACGCGACTGGCGTGCCGCCGCGTCGGACAGTCTGGCCGGTCTCCGGTTCCCGATCGGTATCGTCGACCGTCCCTACGACCAGCGTCGCGATGTCCTGCAACTCGATCTGTCGGGCGCGCAGGGGCATGCGGTCGTCGTCGGTGGGCCGCAGTCGGGCAAGTCCACGACGCTGCGCACCCTGATCATGTCCGCGGCCATCACCCACACACCCGAGCAGGTGCAGTTCTACTGCCTCGACTTCGGTGGCGGCACTCTCACCGGTCTGGCCGGGCTGCCGCACGTCGGCTCGGTCGCCACCCGCCTCGAGGAGGACCGGGTCCGACGCACGGTGGCCGAGGTCATCTCCGTGCTCCGCCAGCGTGAGGCGCGCTTCCGTGAACTCGGCATCGACTCGATGGCGGAGTTCCGGCGCCGCCGCGCCGCCGGCGACGAGCGACTCGACGTCGACAACTTCGGTGACCTGTTCCTCGTCATCGACGGGTGGGCGACCGTCCGGACGGAGTTCGAGGTCATCGAGGACGCGATCAGTGCGATTGCGGCGCAGGGCCTCTCGTTCGGTGTGCACCTGATCATCGCGGCGTCGAGGTGGATGGAGATCCGTCCGGTCGTCAAGGACCTGCTGGGTACGCGCATCGAACTCCGGCTCGGCGACTCCGCCGACTCCGAGGTCGATCGCAAGCTCGCCGCGACGGTTCCGCTCGGACGTCCGGGGCGCGGTCTGAGCCCGGACCGGCTGCACATGCTGATCGGTCTCCCGCGCCTCGACAACTCCTCGGCGACCGACGACATGTCGACGGCGGTGTCGTCCGCGGTCGCGCAGGTGGCGGCGTTCTATCCCGATCGCACGGCGTCGGATGTCCGTATGCTGCCCGACCGGGTCGACCGCGAGGGTGTCGTCGCCCGCGCCGAGGCGGTGGTCCCGCGCAGTCCGATGCGCGTGACCATCGGTATCGACGAGGCCGAGCTCGCGCCGGTGACATTGGATTTCGCGGCGCAGTCGCACTTCCTGGCGTTCGCCGACGTTGAGAGCGGCAAGACGACGCTGCTGCGCACGATCCTGCGTGGGCTGGTCGCCAACGGGAGGCCCGCGGACACCAAGATCCTGCTCGTCGACTACCGGCGCAGCCTGTTGGGCGAGGTGGAGGGCAACCACCTGCTCGGTTACGCCACCACCGCGCAGCAGGCCGAGCCGTACCTCGTCGAGCTGGCCGACTACCTGCTCAAGCGGCAGCCGGGCCCGGACGTGACGGCCGCACAGTTGCGCAACCGCTCGTGGTGGGAGGGACCCGAGATCTACGTCGTGGTCGACGATTACGACATGGTGGCCGTCGGGTCCGGCAACCCGTTGGCACCGTTGGTCGACCTGCTGCCGCAGGCGCGCGACATCGGTCTGCACCTGATTCTGGTGCGCCGCAGCGGTGGTGCCGCGCGATCGATGTACGACCCGATCATCAGCCGTCTCAAGGACCTCTCGGTCGACGGACTCGCGATGAGTGCGCCCAAGGACGAGGGAATCCTGTTGGGTACCACAAAGAGTGCACCGCGCCCGCCGGGCCGGGGTGTGCTGGTCCAGCGCAGCGGCGAGCGGCTGATCCAGGTCGCCTGGTCGGCTCCGCAGGAGTAA